The sequence ATATGTTAGAATTTAGTTGGAAAATCTAATGTACAACACCTAATATAAATTCTACCCCCAacacacacaatatatatatattgccatAAGTAGAGGCTAGTCCCCCACTCGTACTGTGTGGTCtgctcaagcttatggggagaTAGTAGGTGTGGCAGAATACCTCCCCGAATTGGCCACACTAAATTGTGTATGCCCCTTAACAATTTTAtatacacaataaatttcataacatttttcacaaaaattaagTTGGTGAGCTTTTACTGGTTCTCATTTGAGCCTACCATTGACACATTGACGTCACTTTTTTATCTATCACAAACAATTTGCTACATTAACTGTAATGACCCAAAAAGGAGGATCTTGCATTCTATGAAATCCCACATCGCCAAGGGAAGtacatgagaatgtgtttataagaaATGACCTCCCTTTAATGTGTAGAGGCATTTTCCCTCACTGCTGTGTGCTTTGAGGGaaaacaaaaccgtgaggggcatgggccccaaagcggacaatatctacacggTTGGGGCAGGCTTGTTACATCAACAGTCGTAAAAAGTAAGCCACCTAATATATTTCAAACTCTAGGTTTCACAAGTTAACATCactaaaaatatacataaaattagAGGATGTCATATTATACTAAAGTATTTgctaaataaaatcttattgcattatatttcttaatatttgaggaataaaaacatatcttaCAATTTCATTAGTTGATCTAATCTCATGGATTACAATGTGAACTAAAACTTGAAACTTGGTATTTATCGAGAAGTCAAacatcaattttattataaaatttctgTTTTCATTatcctttaaaaattttataaaaaagaaaggtacTACAATGAACCtataaatgtaattttatttaaaatcacaaaatcGGATGGATCACAATTACCCATTTGGGTTGCACAGGTTGCAAGAAAACCTTTAGGCCTTACTAAGTTTTATTGGTTCAATTAAACAACTGGACCGGCCTAAGCACACTAAATTATAAGTATGACTAATTGAGTtgagttgggttggattttATAATCATCCCTTGTAGCAAAATTATAAACCAAATTGCCTAGAACTGCTCATGTCCACGTGGCCCactcatcatcatcaccaccaccaccaatatATATCTTTGAAAGATCAGTGAACTCAGCAGTGATATTATCACTACCCCAAGCCCCAGGTAACTTATTTAATAGTCAAAGTGTCAAACactcaaactcaaaacaaaaagcCCAGGTTGTCTCAAAAACCAAAACTCttttagctctctctctcaatggaAGCCATGAAACCGTTAATGAAGCTTTGTATCGCAAAACTAAAGCAAGGGACGCTGCTATGGCTCGAAGGTTTCAAAGAAGCATGTTATCTTCATCGCGTCGTCATTCTCTGCCTCAGgtaccttctctctctctctctctcaaatttgtgtttttttttttttcctttaaatattCAATTACTGTCTATGGatttgtttctttctatttttgaaaagcAAAAGTTTGTTGGCAGGTCGAGAAAGCTTTTGATCAGAACAGGGCAATGTTTTCTACTGaatggttttattttcttaggaaGGTAAATTTCTTTGAGTCTCTTTAGATACTTTAATTGtataaaagttttgattttgggcATTCAATTATTTCAGTTAGTTAGAAATTTCAATTGGGttggtttcaatttttgttttttaatacaatGGGTGATACTTTGTGCATAAAATAGAAGCTGAGCAATTGGGTTGTTTTTGTATTAACTATGGCACAAAATTTATCATAAAGCTCCAAACTTGGATTAGTCTAAAGGACAGGATAAGTGGTAGTTgaggaaaaataattataatttggCCCAAACACATAGGTTTGTGCTTTTGGAGTCTCTCCAAGGTGTTATCGTATTCATGTCTTAGCCTGCATTTGTATTCTTAATTTTAGAGGTGTGACTGGGTTTATGAGTTCCAAGTTCTAATGCCATTTATTAAGAAGACTTtttattaagagagagagaagggagggTGAAAGACAAGTATACATAAAGCATTGTTTGATAATAGATAGTTGGgagaggggggatttgaaccgtGGACATCTTTGTTGGAAACATCAGGAGGTGCTAGTTGAGCTATGAGGCTCTTGTCTCAAGTATACATAAGTATACTAGGAAATCCCGCCCCCAAAAGAGTTTATACTAGAGATATCTGGGATTAGTAGTGTAGCTTTTATATAGGTTAAATCTTCCCTAATTGTGATCCCTTCACAAGGTCTGTCCTTTCTTGTGCTGTAATGCCATCCCATGAGGTAAATGGAACTTGATCATCACTTAGGTGACAAGTTCTATCTAAAGGGGGCAAGAAAATACACACAAAAAgcggaaaaagaagaagcagcaATTGTCAGTCATgggaaactgaaaacttatatttttagGCTTATTAAATCCTAATGACTCAATGCCCAAGCTTGATTACATGAATGAAAACATAGCAAACCCTTGTAACTTAAAAATACTTTGGACACAAGCATTTCATAGGTGATggaaaattctattaaaaattcCTCATACTCTTTGACAAGAAATTTCATGTGTATTAGgcattaaaattttctctctaggggatttcaataattaataaatgcTTTTTAcgaataaaaaaatctaactgaatattgctttatatatttttggggGTGGAGGGTAGCCTCTAATAAAAAAGTTCCACTTGTTGCCTTCATATTCGtgttatttttgataattggtAGAGCATCCGTAGCAGATGTTTCAAAAATTATGCCATTTTATCACATCAAatgcctactttattattttaccacatcattttacaacatcccatttatcagatgttttataattcaattctatacattaaaataatatttactacacattaaaataatatttactatccatcaacacaataaacaaacCACAAATAATATACCACATCTCTTCCGTACCGTGGCAAATTTGCCACAATACTGTtcaatgttgcaaaaaaaaaacaatataccaCATCTACTAAATGGGCTAAAATTGGgtttggtgtgggatatgtgccaaatatttagcatttggcacatatcccacatctaGTGTGGGTGCTCTTAAGTGGAAATTTATTTATCCGGTGGTTTCTAACTTGCTTTTCATATCCATTTCCAGTTGTTTGAgcatttttttcccaatttcaaTATACTGTGTTAGTTTATGTATTAATGCTTTTGTTGGTTGTAGCAGTGTATCATGCATGTTACGATCGAATAATTTAAATATCTTCAATATCTCTGTGCAGCATGATCGTCCTAAATTCTGTTGTCATCCCAATGCTCTTCTGGATATTACCTGATCAGTGCTCACAGATTAGTACTCAAGTACCATGTTCTTTTGGCggcattttaaaattgtattcTGTCTTGCGGCTTGGACTGATACAACTCTTTTATGTAAGTGAAAGTAacataattatcattttattccCTCACTCATGTAACTTTTGTAATGATCATTGCAGGAATGTAAACTGGTTGAGCATTTTCGattgtatttattaaattttttatatcagGAAGCTGGATTAATTCGTATCATTCATAAAAGCAAAAGAACACATATTGGAAACCCAAATCAAATGCCTATAATACTCATAAAACCCCAATTGAGATACCAATAAGCACAATCCCATATAGGCTGCATGAGCCAGTTCAAATTTCTTAACAGCCCACTCTTGTATTGATCAAATGAGTTTCTAGAAACATGTTTTCTTAGCTTTGGGCACATGAAAATAGAGTTCCCATGCACTATCTAGAGTCCCAAGCTGAGGTTCTAATTGACCAGGAATGACATGTTGCCTCACAGAAGAACTTTGAAAGAGGTTTGGAATTCTcactaataattttataaagaatcatgggaaaaaaaaaacccaccatgGTTGAGACAAATCACAGAAACTCAAGATTTTTCAAGCTACCAAACTATattttgatcttcattgttgttACTACTCTAGGTGTTTGTTAAAGGTTACATACAAAGTTGAAAGTGGCTGTAATTGTTACACAGAAACTATTCCTATATTCTGATTGACAAACAAGTTtctaacaaattaaaatgaCTACATCTGGACTtgatcataaaaaataacaaaacaaactaGTCTAAGCCATCCCATTGGTTTCAGTGCTGATCTGACTTTTGCTGTCACACTTTTCTCTAGTCTTGTGGATATTTCTCCTCCCTTTATAATTTTCTACCTTCTAATACTTTGAATTTCttataaaactataaaacccTGCTTATCCGacgaatatatatattctcagaTATGATTATCATAGATTTATTGTGTTCCAAATTTCTAATGAGGCTATACACCCCCAACCCATTTCCCCTATTTTGAAAGAGAGTCATAGTATTCTTAAAGTTTGTTTTCCTTAATAAGGAGGTTAGAATAAAACAGCATATTGGACATAACTTGTTGAAATATGCAGGTGATGACACCACATGTTTATCTGTAGCTTTTGTTTCCATGTGAAAGAActtatttctctttcaatttcttCCATTGCTTTCAGTGGCCCTGAtcattttatgtaattattaCTTGCAGGTCTTTTGGTTCTACCCATTATACATGTTCAGCTTAATTCTAAGCAGTCTCTGGTACTGTTTCCCTTGTCATGGCTATGTTCTTTGCTTTATGTATATCTCTGATTGTTTCAGCTTGGTGCCTATagctatgagttggacctagaTATGCCTCACCTTGCATCTTTGAATGTTTATGGTCATGCACTGTTATATGAACTGAATATAAATGTTTAATCTCATTACGAGGAATCTGGGATTTTGCTTGGTTTCTAATCACAACTTGTTACATCATCAGTTGAGTAGAAACAGAGAATTAGATTATCTGAGTTAATATTAGTTTCTCagcctaatttttttataccagAGCAAGTTTCTTTCCCCCTAATTCATTTTTCCCTATGCATCCCCTCTAAGGCTTAATTAGTTGTCTTCCCTAATCCGAAACTGTACTATTCTTCATCCAGGTACAATGACATTGCCAAGTTTGGTTTTGCCGCAATGGGGAGATCTGGGTCCTCTGTAGTGGAACCGTCAAGCCCAAGCGAGACATTGACTGCACAAAGTACAGTTCATACGGAAAGACTAGCTGGCCTGGGCGGGTAAAATTCCTATTAGTCACTGTTTAATggtgttttaaatttattaattactgCTGATTGCAGGCACTTAATCACAAATAACAAATGGATTGGTTTTTAAAATGGATTCTTTGCTGCCAATTGCAGGAACTTATTTACAAATCACAAATGATTTACAATAAAAtcttaaagattttttttattcttgttcaGTGTCATGGTCGGGATAGGAGAGCAGGTGTTTTCAGTTAttcttttgagttttttctTCCTAGAGGTAAACTATATCTTTACATCATTATATTCTTTGCGTGTGCCTGTTTTTGTACATTTATTGCCTGTTGATGAACCTGTTActgcatttttttgttttgcagtTCTTTAAGCATATTGTATCATTGGAAATGCTTTTAATCTACAACAACTCATTTCAATTTGTTATCTCTCTACTTTTTGGGTTACAGACATGATAGTTTTTGAGAACTATATGCAGGTTTTTGCCACAGGATTTATACCTTATGTAGGGAAAGCGATCAATTTCCTACTCCTGTCCTGGATGTATGCCTACTACTGTTTTGAGTATGTGATGCATTAAATCAGTTGTTCAATATCTTGTACTCGCATTTGGCTAGATAATTACTAATTAAGCTTTTGTACCTTTTAGATACAAATGGAATTTTTCTGAAGTGGCTTTGGACAAAAGACTGGACTACTTTGAATCCAACTGGGCATTTTTTGCGGGTTTTGGTAAATTACTTTTCAGTCAAATCAATTGCTTAGTTTGATTTGCTTTAGTGCACCTTTTAGTTTCACATGGCAAAATATGTTGCTCAGGTACACCTGGGTTCTCTTTATTTGCTTGCTTTATGGTTTCTGAtatgaaaaactcttttgagtACTGATCTTAGAAGCAAACCCCGAGTTCTTAGTAATGTGGCTTAATGGTTAGAAATTGAAGCTGACTTGATAACTGTATGCACCAGCTTCCACAATGCTGAGAAAGGAAGATTGAGTAGTTGACATGAGTAGTTTAGTCAAGTATTTGAAATGATGGTGTGCTTTAATCAAAATCTTTATGTACTGGTTAATGTCATCAATACCAAGTATTGGGTATGAGGAATCCTAgaatctaataaattttttaattatcactGTTTTCTGTAGTGAATTGCTGCACACCATGACTTAAATTATTGTGTATTGTAAGATATACTTGAGTCTTGAAAGACTCTCTAGTTagcaataaaaatatttgaggGTATatcaaattgtgaaaaatgaaCTACCTAACACGTGCATGTTTGTCCAACAGTATTATAACACATATATTTACTTCATATAATGTTTAAGTGAAGTTTCTTTCCAAATGGACAGATcttatttggtaattttgagATGTGGATGGAATATGTATACGTTTGAAAGATAGAAGGAATAAACATGTAGAAATATACAATGATCAGGAACTCTTTTagatatatacaaatatattcTTGATCTGTTGGTAAAGTCCATGCTAAATTTGACATGTGatttaaattatttcaaaagaatAAGCTTCAGAACACAAAGCTTTTCACCTGGCTAGGTTAGTCTCATAAATGATTTACCTATGAGATTCTGATGGTTAGTGAGGACTAAGGACATCATACAGGTGTTTTGCAGTTTTATGATACAATATATTGAATCTGACTCTGGTGGCCCTTTTTGAACAATGTTGTTTCTCCTTCATGACTCATGAGCTGGAGGAGCAGTGATTGAAGAAGAGGATATTCTGGTTGTTTTAAAGGAGTGAGTGGCAGAGTTGatggaaaaaggaaaatctaaaagtaatttttataaGAACTTCTAAGTTAATGTTTAGTGCATTACAAAGCAAATTAGATCTATGCATTCAAAAAGTGATCTCGGTGATGTCTCAAATTTCATTGTTTGCACCAAACAATGCTGTGGGAACATAAGAGGTCCTACATACtttctgtttgtttttcttttgcatgttcAGGATTGTGGTCATTATTTTCCTTAATTGTTTTCCAGGAAGCCCCTGTGTTCTGGCTATTTTCTTCGTCTCACCTCTTGTGAGCTATGGGGTTATGGCTGTACTCTTTCCGCTGGTACAATTCACTTTCCTTTTCTGTTAACTgttaaatttaaagaattttcctCTTTACTTAAGTCCAAATGTGCTTCTATATTTTCTTCATTAATGCGTGTGACTGTTGTGTTTTTCAGTTTGTTCTGGCTGCAACTTGCTCAGGCGCTGAGCAGGATATTTCTTTTCCAAGAAGAAAATGGAGAGGTGTTGGATTGGGAAGGCTTCCAATATTTTACGCAGCTGACAGTTTGTCGTAAGCTATCCTCTCTATCTGTTGTCTCTCTGCtcaaaaaaagttatgttttgaTTTGTTATAGATACAATGGTCCAGTTCAGATATTATTTGAGCACCTCATAATCACCTCCTATTTTGTGGGTCAATATAAATAGTTGCTATTGACtatttatatctttttcttttagaagtATAGAGTCTATAGACTTCCATTTTGCAGTTTACCTATGATGTAAACAAGGCAACTagattagaaaattttcttttgtcagGTCTCTTAGTCAATTTGGTGGATAATTTCTGTCAGGGAGCTGCCCTACCTCAAAGGagcaaaagaataaattataaaGTATTGTGTGAATGTACAAAATTCTATAACAATCTTTATTTTCTGATGTGCTGTAGATGGAAAAAACCGcttttatttggataagtttgtcTTGTCAATGGAATTCTTCTCTGATGAACTGATGGAACATTAGGAAATGTGTTCTAAAATACTGTGGGCTTTATAGAATTTCTTAGGCATAATTATCTTGATTTGTGATATTCTTGGAATGGAGTGGATTCTTTTTATCTGATATCACCATTCATTCATTAGTATGGCACTGTTACCAAGAAATAATCCAACGCCACTAGCATTGCAAGAAATaatgcataaattattttggttATCTAAAAAGCCCAAGCCTTCTCTTTCCTCCTGTTCACCCCTTCCTTTCTAGCATCATAATTAGTGGAAGATGCCTGATTCTAAAGCTCTCTGGTACACCTGGTCAAAGGACCCAGACCTAGTTGTTTAACCCCTGGTCTCTCCCCTTTTCT is a genomic window of Quercus lobata isolate SW786 chromosome 2, ValleyOak3.0 Primary Assembly, whole genome shotgun sequence containing:
- the LOC115977523 gene encoding protein EI24 homolog isoform X1 — encoded protein: MEAMKPLMKLCIAKLKQGTLLWLEGFKEACYLHRVVILCLRSRKLLIRTGQCFLLNGFIFLGSMIVLNSVVIPMLFWILPDQCSQISTQVPCSFGGILKLYSVLRLGLIQLFYVFWFYPLYMFSLILSSLWYNDIAKFGFAAMGRSGSSVVEPSSPSETLTAQSTVHTERLAGLGGVMVGIGEQVFSVILLSFFFLEVFATGFIPYVGKAINFLLLSWMYAYYCFEYKWNFSEVALDKRLDYFESNWAFFAGFGSPCVLAIFFVSPLVSYGVMAVLFPLFVLAATCSGAEQDISFPRRKWRGVGLGRLPIFYAADSLSLRVLSLLPLKPQDKTQEIKAH
- the LOC115977523 gene encoding protein EI24 homolog isoform X3; the encoded protein is MEAMKPLMKLCIAKLKQGTLLWLEGFKEACYLHRVVILCLRSRKLLIRTGQCFLLNGFIFLGSMIVLNSVVIPMLFWILPDQCSQISTQVPCSFGGILKLYSVLRLGLIQLFYVFWFYPLYMFSLILSSLWYNDIAKFGFAAMGRSGSSVVEPSSPSETLTAQSTVHTERLAGLGGVMVGIGEQVFSVILLSFFFLEVFATGFIPYVGKAINFLLLSWMYAYYCFEYKWNFSEVALDKRLDYFESNWAFFAGFGSPCVLAIFFVSPLVSYGVMAVLFPLFVLAATCSGAEQDISFPRRKWRGVGLGRLPIFYAADSLS
- the LOC115977523 gene encoding protein EI24 homolog isoform X2, whose translation is MEAMKPLMKLCIAKLKQGTLLWLEGFKEACYLHRVVILCLRSRKLLIRTGQCFLLNGFIFLGSMIVLNSVVIPMLFWILPDQCSQISTQVPCSFGGILKLYSVLRLGLIQLFYVFWFYPLYMFSLILSSLWYNDIAKFGFAAMGRSGSSVVEPSSPSETLTAQSTVHTERLAGLGGVMVGIGEQVFSVILLSFFFLEVFATGFIPYVGKAINFLLLSWIYKWNFSEVALDKRLDYFESNWAFFAGFGSPCVLAIFFVSPLVSYGVMAVLFPLFVLAATCSGAEQDISFPRRKWRGVGLGRLPIFYAADSLSLRVLSLLPLKPQDKTQEIKAH